Genomic segment of Acidobacteriota bacterium:
CGTATCTCAAGCAAAACGAAGAGCCTAAAGGACAAGAGATGAAGCTGAAAAACAGGATCGCCGTTGTTACGGGAGCAGGCCAGGGCATCGGACGGGGAATCGCCGAGATCTTCGCGAACGAAGGGGCGGATATCGTCGTCAACGATCTGGAGGCGGATTCCAGAACGGCAGAAGTGAAAAAGGCGATTGAATCGAAGGGTGTCCGCTGCGAGGTCATCGCCGGCGACGTGACGAAGCGGGACGATGTAGAGAACCTGTTCGATCAAACATGGAGTCTGCTGGGGCCGGCGGACATCCTGGTGAACAACGCCGGCATCGAGACGATCGTTCCTTTTACCGAGCTTACCGATGAGCAGTGGGAGGCCGTGACCAATACCAACCTCAAAAGTGTGTGGATGTGCGCACAAACGTTTTGCAAGCGCCTGATTGCAGAACATCGCAAGGGCGCGATCGTCAACATTGGGTCAATCCAGGCGGCGCGCGTTCTTCCTGGCCGGACGCACTATGCGCCCAGCAAGCTGGCCATCGAAGCTCTCACGCGGAATATCTCCGCAGAAGTTGGACCTAACGGAATCCGTGTCAATTGTATTCATCCAGGCTTGATCGACACACCGATGATTCAGTGGGTTCTGCAGAGTCCAGAGATACTTCCTCAGGTAACCGGC
This window contains:
- a CDS encoding SDR family oxidoreductase, translating into MKLKNRIAVVTGAGQGIGRGIAEIFANEGADIVVNDLEADSRTAEVKKAIESKGVRCEVIAGDVTKRDDVENLFDQTWSLLGPADILVNNAGIETIVPFTELTDEQWEAVTNTNLKSVWMCAQTFCKRLIAEHRKGAIVNIGSIQAARVLPGRTHYAPSKLAIEALTRNISAEVGPNGIRVNCIHPGLIDTPMIQWVLQSPEILPQVTGQISLGRPGLPCEVGAVAAFLVSDESAYVTGQSLYVDGGWVGK